The following proteins are encoded in a genomic region of Arachis stenosperma cultivar V10309 chromosome 4, arast.V10309.gnm1.PFL2, whole genome shotgun sequence:
- the LOC130977088 gene encoding ion channel POLLUX isoform X2 codes for MRENSRDDDGGSKQLKKPPLKKTKTVPASSTTHLRVSVENAIAVEEQWNFPSFLGTKPRRRRPSPNNLDFSKSLPSRFDPPPPPHPSSPPSPPPPIPPLTSDTSSRRPQHHNRSPFFYLLFVTCIIFVPHSAYLQYRLAKLEHDKLHMCREISSFSGIGRTPVEENVGSFSYILNADSRTIALYIVMLTLILPFLLYKYLDYLPRMINFLRRTNNNKEDVPLKKRIAYMVDVFFSIYPYAKLLALLFATLFLIGFGGLALYAVTGGSFAEALWHSWTYVADSGNHAETEGTGQRIVSVSISSGGMLIFAMMLGLVSDAISEKVDSLRKGKSEVIERNHILILGWSDKLGSLLKQLAIANKSVGGGVIVVLAEKEKEEMEMDIARLEFDFMGTSVICRSGSPLILADLKKVSVSKARAIIVLASDENADQSDARALRVVLSLTGVKEGLRGHVVVEMSDLDNEPLVKLVGGELIETVVAHDVIGRLMIQCALQPGLAQIWEDILGFENAEFYIKRWPELNGFCFRDVLLSFPEAVPCGIKVAADGGKIVINPDDNYVLRDGDEVLVIAEDDDTYAPGPLQEVRKGFYPRKSDPPKFPEKILFCGWRRDIDDMIMVLEAFLAPGSELWMFNEVPEKERENKLIDGGLDVSALVNIKLVHREGNAVIRRHLESLPLETFDSMNQWRTLLPILTQDL; via the exons ATGCGAGAGAACAGTAGGGATGATGATGGAGGTTCAAAGCAGCTGAAGAAgcctccattgaagaagacaaagACTGTGCCTGCTTCTTCAACAACGCATCTCAGAGTGTCAGTTGAGAATGCGATCGCAGTTGAGGAGCAATGGAACTTCCCTTCCTTTCTTGGTACCAAGCCAAGGAGGAGGCGCCCTTCCCCTAACAACCTCGATTTCTCCAAATCACTCCCTTCCCGCTTCGATccccctcctcctcctcatcctTCATCGCCGCCATCACCACCACCTCCGATACCACCACTCACTTCCGATACCAGCTCCAGGAGACCGCAACACCACAACCGCTCTCCCTTCTTCTATCTG CTTTTCGTCACTTGTATTATTTTCGTGCCTCATTCAGCTTATCTACAGTATAGGCTTGCAAAACTAGAG CATGACAAACTTCACATGTGCCGTGAAATTAGTTCTTTTTCCGGCATTGGAAGAACTCCTGTAGAGGAAAACGTTGGCTCATTTTCTTATATACTGAATGCAGACAGTAGAACAATTGCATTGTACATTGTGATGCTCACACTCATTTTGCCTTTTCTGCTGTACAAATATCTTGATTACCTTCCTCGAATGATCAATTTCTTGAGGAGAACAAACAATAACAAGGAGGATGTACCattaaagaaaagaattgcCTATATGGTAGATGTATTTTTCTCCATATATCCTTATGCCAAGCTCCTTGCCCTTCTCTTTGCAACTCTGTTTCTCATAGGGTTTGGTGGTTTGGCATTATATGCCGTAACCGGTGGTAGTTTTGCTGAAGCACTTTGGCATTCTTGGACATATGTAGCTGACTCTGGAAATCATGCCGAAACAGAAGGGACGGGCCAGAGGATTGTATCTGTCTCAATTAGTTCCGGCGGCATGCTCATATTTGCTATGATGCTTGGGCTTGTTTCGGATGCTATATCAGAGAAGGTTGATTCACTCAGGAAAGGGAAGAGTGAAGTGATTGAAAGAAACCACATACTCATTCTTGGCTGGAGTGACAAATTG GGATCACTTTTGAAGCAGTTAGCAATAGCAAATAAGAGTGTTGGTGGTGGTGTTATTGTGGTTCTtgcagaaaaagaaaaggaggaaatGGAAATGGATATAGCAAGACTAGAATTTGATTTCATGGGGACTTCTGTAATATGTAGAAGTGGCAGTCCTCTTATACTGGCCGATCTAAAGAAG GTTTCAGTTTCAAAGGCACGCGCAATCATTGTATTAGCTTCAGATGAAAATGCTGATCAG AGTGATGCACGAGCTTTGAGAGTTGTTCTCAGCCTCACAGGTGTAAAGGAAGGCTTAAGAGGCCATGTTGTTGTGGAGATGAGTGATCTTGATAATGAACCCCTAGTGAAACTTGTTGGTGGAGAACTCATTGAAACAGTTGTTGCACATGATGTAATCGGACGCTTGATGATTCAGTGTGCTCTACAACCCGGCCTTGCCCAG ATATGGGAGGATATACTGGGATTTGAGAATGCAGAGTTCTACATCAAAAGATGGCCTGAATTGAATGGTTTTTGCTTCAGAGATGTATTACTTTCATTTCCTGAAGCAGTACCATGTGGGATTAAGGTTGCAGCAGATGGGGGGAAGATTGTCATAAATCCGGATGATAATTATGTTCTGAGAGATGGGGATGAAGTCCTTGTCATAGCGGAGGACGATGACACATATGCTCCAGGTCCTCTTCAAGAG GTACGGAAGGGCTTCTACCCTAGGAAATCTGATCCACCTAAGTTTCCCGAGAAGATATTATTCTGTGGCTGGCGCCGTGATATTGATGATATGATCATG GTTTTGGAAGCATTCTTGGCTCCTGGTTCGGAACTCTGGATGTTCAATGAGGTTcctgaaaaagaaagagagaataaGCTCATTGATGGAGGACTTGATGTTTCTGCGCTAGTGAACATAAAGCTGGTCCACAGGGAGGGAAATGCTGTCATTAGGCGGCACCTGGAGTCTCTTCCATTGGAGACTTTTGATTCT ATGAATCAGTGGAGGACTCTGTTGCCCATTCTGACTCAAGATCTTTAG
- the LOC130976952 gene encoding glyoxylase I 4-like, which produces MRSMAPESSCLLALNHVSFICKSANESVKFYENVLGFNLIKRPSSFNFEGAWLFNYGIGIHLLESDKIPVERKAINPKENHISFQCTDMSVIMQKLDEMNIKYVSTVVEDGGVQVDQLFFHDPDGYMIEICNCQNFPVLPISSLPSCPLKISI; this is translated from the coding sequence ATGAGATCAATGGCACCGGAATCATCATGTTTGCTTGCACTGAACCATGTGTCATTCATATGCAAGAGTGCGAATGAGTCTGTGAAGTTCTATGAGAATGTGTTGGGATTCAACCTCATCAAGAGGCCTTCTTCTTTCAATTTTGAAGGGGCTTGGTTATTCAACTACGGAATTGGAATCCACCTGCTTGAGTCAGATAAGATTCCGGTGGAAAGAAAAGCCATAAATCCAAAAGAGAATCATATATCGTTTCAGTGCACAGACATGAGCGTGATAATGCAGAAACTGGATGAGATGAACATAAAGTATGTGAGTACGGTTGTGGAAGATGGTGGAGTCCAAGTAGATCAGCTTTTCTTCCATGACCCTGACGGTTACATGATTGAAATCTGTAATTGTCAGAACTTCCCTGTTCTTCCAATTTCTTCATTACCATCATGCCCTCTGAAGATTTCAATTTAA
- the LOC130973362 gene encoding glyoxylase I 4-like yields MASPLPLLSLNHVSFVCKSVTESVQFYEDVLGFVLIKRPSSFKFQGAWLFNYGIGIHLLESDMVPVETRSINPKENHISFQCTDMSVIMKKLDEMNIKYVSAVVEDGGVQVDQIFFHDPDGYMIEICNCQNLPVLPISSPCPLKKHGEKRTLNNNCSAEEAIMMMDNLVMDMLKISI; encoded by the exons ATGGCAAGTCCACTGCCTCTGCTTTCACTGAACCACGTCTCATTCGTGTGTAAGAGTGTGACTGAATCAGTTCAGTTCTACGAGGATGTCTTGGGCTTTGTCCTCATTAAGCGCccttcttctttcaaattcCAAGGGGCCTG GTTATTCAACTACGGAATTGGAATACACTTGCTTGAGTCAGATATGGTTCCGGTGGAGACAAGATCCATAAACCCAAAAGAGAATCATATATCGTTTCAGTGCACTGACATGAGTGTGATAATGAAGAAACTGGATGAGATGAACATAAAGTATGTGAGTGCAGTTGTGGAAGATGGTGGAGTCCAAGTAGATCAGATATTCTTTCATGATCCCGACGGTTACATGATTGAAATCTGTAACTGCCAGAACCTCCCTGTTCTTCCAATTTCCTCACCATGTCCTCTGAAGAAGCATGGAgaaaaaagaacattgaacaaCAACTGCTCTGCAGAAGAAGCAATCATGATGATGGATAATTTGGTGATGGATATGTTGAAGATTTCAATATGA
- the LOC130977088 gene encoding ion channel POLLUX isoform X1, translating to MRENSRDDDGGSKQLKKPPLKKTKTVPASSTTHLRVSVENAIAVEEQWNFPSFLGTKPRRRRPSPNNLDFSKSLPSRFDPPPPPHPSSPPSPPPPIPPLTSDTSSRRPQHHNRSPFFYLLFVTCIIFVPHSAYLQYRLAKLEHDKLHMCREISSFSGIGRTPVEENVGSFSYILNADSRTIALYIVMLTLILPFLLYKYLDYLPRMINFLRRTNNNKEDVPLKKRIAYMVDVFFSIYPYAKLLALLFATLFLIGFGGLALYAVTGGSFAEALWHSWTYVADSGNHAETEGTGQRIVSVSISSGGMLIFAMMLGLVSDAISEKVDSLRKGKSEVIERNHILILGWSDKLGSLLKQLAIANKSVGGGVIVVLAEKEKEEMEMDIARLEFDFMGTSVICRSGSPLILADLKKVSVSKARAIIVLASDENADQSDARALRVVLSLTGVKEGLRGHVVVEMSDLDNEPLVKLVGGELIETVVAHDVIGRLMIQCALQPGLAQIWEDILGFENAEFYIKRWPELNGFCFRDVLLSFPEAVPCGIKVAADGGKIVINPDDNYVLRDGDEVLVIAEDDDTYAPGPLQEVRKGFYPRKSDPPKFPEKILFCGWRRDIDDMIMVLEAFLAPGSELWMFNEVPEKERENKLIDGGLDVSALVNIKLVHREGNAVIRRHLESLPLETFDSILILADESVEDSVAHSDSRSLATLLLIRDIQSRRLPCKDSTSSLRLSGFSHSSWIREMQQASDKSIIISEILDSRTRNLVSVSRISDYVLSNELVSMALAMVAEDKQINRVLEELFAEEGNEMCIKPAEFYLYDQEEICFYDIMIRGRLRREIVIGYRLADEDRAIINPSGKSVLRKWSAGDVFVVIASGD from the exons ATGCGAGAGAACAGTAGGGATGATGATGGAGGTTCAAAGCAGCTGAAGAAgcctccattgaagaagacaaagACTGTGCCTGCTTCTTCAACAACGCATCTCAGAGTGTCAGTTGAGAATGCGATCGCAGTTGAGGAGCAATGGAACTTCCCTTCCTTTCTTGGTACCAAGCCAAGGAGGAGGCGCCCTTCCCCTAACAACCTCGATTTCTCCAAATCACTCCCTTCCCGCTTCGATccccctcctcctcctcatcctTCATCGCCGCCATCACCACCACCTCCGATACCACCACTCACTTCCGATACCAGCTCCAGGAGACCGCAACACCACAACCGCTCTCCCTTCTTCTATCTG CTTTTCGTCACTTGTATTATTTTCGTGCCTCATTCAGCTTATCTACAGTATAGGCTTGCAAAACTAGAG CATGACAAACTTCACATGTGCCGTGAAATTAGTTCTTTTTCCGGCATTGGAAGAACTCCTGTAGAGGAAAACGTTGGCTCATTTTCTTATATACTGAATGCAGACAGTAGAACAATTGCATTGTACATTGTGATGCTCACACTCATTTTGCCTTTTCTGCTGTACAAATATCTTGATTACCTTCCTCGAATGATCAATTTCTTGAGGAGAACAAACAATAACAAGGAGGATGTACCattaaagaaaagaattgcCTATATGGTAGATGTATTTTTCTCCATATATCCTTATGCCAAGCTCCTTGCCCTTCTCTTTGCAACTCTGTTTCTCATAGGGTTTGGTGGTTTGGCATTATATGCCGTAACCGGTGGTAGTTTTGCTGAAGCACTTTGGCATTCTTGGACATATGTAGCTGACTCTGGAAATCATGCCGAAACAGAAGGGACGGGCCAGAGGATTGTATCTGTCTCAATTAGTTCCGGCGGCATGCTCATATTTGCTATGATGCTTGGGCTTGTTTCGGATGCTATATCAGAGAAGGTTGATTCACTCAGGAAAGGGAAGAGTGAAGTGATTGAAAGAAACCACATACTCATTCTTGGCTGGAGTGACAAATTG GGATCACTTTTGAAGCAGTTAGCAATAGCAAATAAGAGTGTTGGTGGTGGTGTTATTGTGGTTCTtgcagaaaaagaaaaggaggaaatGGAAATGGATATAGCAAGACTAGAATTTGATTTCATGGGGACTTCTGTAATATGTAGAAGTGGCAGTCCTCTTATACTGGCCGATCTAAAGAAG GTTTCAGTTTCAAAGGCACGCGCAATCATTGTATTAGCTTCAGATGAAAATGCTGATCAG AGTGATGCACGAGCTTTGAGAGTTGTTCTCAGCCTCACAGGTGTAAAGGAAGGCTTAAGAGGCCATGTTGTTGTGGAGATGAGTGATCTTGATAATGAACCCCTAGTGAAACTTGTTGGTGGAGAACTCATTGAAACAGTTGTTGCACATGATGTAATCGGACGCTTGATGATTCAGTGTGCTCTACAACCCGGCCTTGCCCAG ATATGGGAGGATATACTGGGATTTGAGAATGCAGAGTTCTACATCAAAAGATGGCCTGAATTGAATGGTTTTTGCTTCAGAGATGTATTACTTTCATTTCCTGAAGCAGTACCATGTGGGATTAAGGTTGCAGCAGATGGGGGGAAGATTGTCATAAATCCGGATGATAATTATGTTCTGAGAGATGGGGATGAAGTCCTTGTCATAGCGGAGGACGATGACACATATGCTCCAGGTCCTCTTCAAGAG GTACGGAAGGGCTTCTACCCTAGGAAATCTGATCCACCTAAGTTTCCCGAGAAGATATTATTCTGTGGCTGGCGCCGTGATATTGATGATATGATCATG GTTTTGGAAGCATTCTTGGCTCCTGGTTCGGAACTCTGGATGTTCAATGAGGTTcctgaaaaagaaagagagaataaGCTCATTGATGGAGGACTTGATGTTTCTGCGCTAGTGAACATAAAGCTGGTCCACAGGGAGGGAAATGCTGTCATTAGGCGGCACCTGGAGTCTCTTCCATTGGAGACTTTTGATTCT ATTCTTATTCTTGCAGATGAATCAGTGGAGGACTCTGTTGCCCATTCTGACTCAAGATCTTTAGCTACACTTCTACTAATTCGTGACATACAG TCAAGACGACTTCCATGCAAAGACTCAACATCGTCTTTAAGGTTATCCGGGTTCTCTCACAGCTCTTGGATCCGCGAAATGCAGCAAGCTTCAGATAAATCAATTATAATCAGTGAAATCTTGGATTCTAGGACTAGAAATCTGGTGTCTGTGTCCAGAATCAGTGACTATGTGTTATCAAATGAGCTGGTTAGCATGGCACTTGCTATGGTGGCTGAAGACAAGCAAATCAACCGTGTTCTTGAGGAGTTATTCGCAGAGGAG GGGAATGAGATGTGCATCAAACCAGCAGAATTCTATTTGTATGACCAGGAAGAAATATGTTTCTATGACATAATGATCAGAGGTCGTTTAAGAAGGGAAATTGTTATTGGTTATCGCCTAGCTGACGAAGATCGGGCGATTATCAACCCTTCCGGGAAGTCAGTTCTCAGAAAATGGTCTGCAGGTGATGTTTTTGTCGTTATAGCATCAGGTGATTGA